AATGCGCAAAATCCTGGACGAGCGCCCGTTTATCCAAGATATTAAAAACATGTGGCAACAGGTTAAAGCTGGCGAAATTCTTCCCGAAAATCCTTGGGAGGATTAACTTATTGGACGGGCTTTAACAAGCTATCCACTACAAGTTGGTGTTTCTGATCTATTCCCAATAGCACCAGCCGTACTTTGCCGACCAGCTGCTGTTCCGCTATTCCGCCAAAACTGCGGCTGTCAAGGCTAACACGGCGGTTGTCCCCTAACATATAGAACAAGTCATGGTGTTGCAGCTCGCCATCCGGCCAGTTTGATAGTCGCTTCACCAGCCACTGACCTTCACCATCGTGTTGGAAAACCACCACGTCATTCAGCTGCGGAGCCACGTCTCGATAGACCCAGGTATCCAACAAGATAAAATGGCCAGGTTTTAACGTAGGGTACATTGACATACTTGGCACGAAGTAAATATGAATGCCCAACCAGTGATGTTTGTAGATAAAACCGCACGAGAAAATTACCAGACTAACCAACATAAAGCCCGCCGTGTAAGTGACTTGTGCAAAACGTCGTTTAGCGAGAGATAGTGGGCTGGTGAAGCACAGTCCGAGACTGAGAAGGTAGAGGATCGCTGTCATCCCCAGAAAAAGCCGGATACCCAAGGGTTCGAAAACCTCACGTGACCCACACAGGAAGGCCGGTAGCTGCGAGCAAACAGATCTGCACGGCGCAGGCCAGTTGCCATCGGCCGATCAACATGAGTCCGGCGCCTGGCACCAGGGTAGAGAGTAGGACAGCAGAGGAGCGAGTGAGTAGATTCATTTTAGGGTCGGCTAGCGGTCTGTCTACGAGTTTAGCGGTAACGGTGCCATTAATCGAAAATGGTTTTTGGCTTTGCGTGCCAGCCTCCGAGCGTTCGCCCGTGATCGTGACGGTTAACGGGGAAGCCGTTTCAGAGGAGGATGTCGCGCGCATGATCACGCGCACGTTTGCGCAATCCGAACAGATCCTGCTGAATGATATGGTCAAACAGAAAGTGGTGCAGAGCCTGTTCGCCGGCCGGGCCATGAAGCAGACACACCAGTGCGTTTTAAAATGTCACCCGCAAAGGTGAAAGTGGACTATCCGGCGTCGGGGTCAATTCCAGCTTTTTTAAGCAGCGCCCGTAGTCGCTCCTGCTCAAGGAGAGCCATCTCTTTGGCTTTGCGCTCTTCTTCCTTGGCTATGCGCTCTTCTCCCTGTTTCCTCACAGCTTCCGCATGTTTCGCCAAGGCCTCTTCAAGCAAAGCCTGCTGGGTTTTTTCTTCCCGAATCGCATTTTCCCGTGCCTGATAGAGGTGGTAGGCTTGTTCTTTTTCAGAGAATCGTTGTAGTGTGGCCATGGCTTGTCTCAGTTCCGGTGTATTCAATTGGGCAGGCAGTTCCGACCAGTTTTTGGCTTCCCTGAAAAAAAGCATCCATCGATCTTCCATGCTTGCGATGGTGGCTGTCTGACATTTGTCCAATTCTCAGATATGCAGGCTGCAATGGTCATTTAAAATTTTCTGCTGTGCCAGATCCGCCATTTGAAAATGGTGATGGGCTACGGTAGTTGACGGGAACAGGTTGTCGGCCAATAGCCAGATGGAAATGACCGGATGCAGATCAGTATACTGCTCACCGTCCTGTAATTGCGCCGCATAGATATCACTCCAGGTATAAAGCATCCTGGCAGGCAGATGCGGGAATATCGCCATCTGGATTTCAATCTGGAAGAGTCTTTGTTGATCGTCTTGCGCTTTGATATCAACAATCGAGAGTTTATCCCCGATAAATTCCTTTTCGTTGTAGGGATTGAGGATATCCACCACCGTTATCGGGGAGTCGGGTTTAATCACGCTGTTGAGAAAACTGATCAGTAGGGGTTTATTGTTTTCAGCACCGAGAATGGCCTTGACAATCGATCTGGGGGTTGATGCGGTGTTTCAATGACGCGGCCTCTTCAGCTGTCTTCCTTCTCCTAAATTATACTATCTCCAACTCAAATTTTCGTGCACACATAAACCGTGAATAAGATATCCACTATCGCTAACGTATTCTAATTGAAACACATCATCGCTTTGAAAATTATAAGGCGAATCCCAAGTGTATTCGGGATTAGTATGGCCCCATAGATCAGGTAATTCAGCATTTTTGGCCACTGAACGAATTAAAAGTGTATCTCTCCCCAAACAGATATTGGCGGGGAATGATGCAGCTGTCACGGCCAAAAACTGACCATCTGGTGACCAGGCGATACCCCCAGTAATAACTGTAATGTCTGATTTCGTAATTTGTACAAGACCAGTGCCGTCTAGATTCATGACATACAATTGGCGATCGTCATACAAAGTGAATGCAACCTTCGTATTGTCCGGACTAACCGTCATATAGAGAGGCGTCGTAATACTATCAGAGCTCCGCATGAAGCTCTTCAGCAATCGTGGCTGACTTCCCAAAACATCATCCAGGATATAAAGGCCCCGTTTGGAAAAACTAATGAGCAACCTCCCATCCTGAGTCCATGCCCAACTGCTATGAATCCAGTTGTTTTCTTCGTCATCCTCAATATCGCGCAGTATCGTACCGCTTCGATCATAGATCCTCAGCTCTCTTGCCCGACCGTATGGAATGTTGTAGAAACCATACGGTTCCACTCCAGCCGCTATGAATTGCTTATCGGGAGATTGCTGAGCTAAACCAGTCGCATAAGACTCTATTGAGAAACTGCTAATCACCTTTTCATGGTTATCCATAATAACAATTTTTTCAAAAAAAACCTGGTCTGTTCGGATATTCAGCGTGTGTTCCGTACCATCATTCGATGTAGATAAAGCCAATAGAGGAGGGCGTCCGACCCCCATATTTTTTATGACGGGATTGGTCAGGTCTATGCTTTCAAAACCACTAGTCCCGAAGTAATACAAGGTCCCTTGTAAACCCATATTGGGCAAGTCCCCATTAATTTCACCGGTACCCGGAGCTGCTCCGCCGGAACCGCCCCCTCCACAAGCCGCACTCGAAGCAATTACTGTTACCGCAATTAAACGCCAGACCCACTTACCTGTATACATCTTTAATTCCTTTTACCATCTGCGATGTTTGCATGAAGGCAAATGCCCATCAGGGAACAAAAGCCAAATTCTTTTCATTCTAACTGGAGTTCAAAATGAATAACACTAGGGTTTACCCTAGGGCGTGTTGACGCTTGCTCTTAATATTGAAGTTCTCACAGTGAACCTCCGGCAAGCGGTAGAACTGTTAGCTGCACGTATCGTTCGTCTTCCCCAACAGCGGCGGATTTCCCCGAATTTCAGGCAGGACGGCTTCCACATTACCCTTTTCGAGGCTTGGTCAGCGCACACTACTCGTTACAGCCTGTCTGCTCGCTGTAACCCAATGGACCCTCAACACCAATGTCAGCAACTTAAGCAGCTAGTCAGGAAGTCTGTCCTAACGCAATTATGTATTGGCAATGATGGGTGACGGATTTCAGCCATTCAAGCCAGCAATGACGCAAGACTGCCTTCGGTTTTTTGCACTGTACAGAAATTTTCAGGCGACCTCACCGGATTACAGGCGAGTGCGAGCCGACCACCCGATGGAGTCTGTTTGCGGATAATGGGTTGCCGATCTGTTGGTGCGTTACATCGTGCGCTTGTAACCTTCACAGCCGCGCGTACCCGGACGGCGATGCTTGCGCGGAAACGAACGTCCCGGGCGGATCGCCACGGTGCTGCGTGCCAGTTTCTGCAGCAAGGTGCATAGCGAATCCTGCAGCGGGTTGATCAGCAGGACTACCAGGGTGTTCTTCAGACGTGACAGGGCCTGGGTGTAGTTGACCTTCCACGGGTGCTTGCTGCCGGCGTGCCGTTGATCCACGGTGGCCTGGGCGCTGGCGCAGAAGAGGGAGGCCAGGTTATTCAGCAGTACCTGTGAATAAAAATCCTGCTGTACTGCCTGCGGCGTGCGCCCGCTGAAGTTCTGCAGTTCATGCGACTGTTTGAGTTGGCGATAGTCGGTTTCCACACCCCAGCGCAGGTGGTAAAGTGCCTTGAACAGGGTAGCCGGATAGCGCTCCCCGTCCAGCAGTGACGTGGCCAGCACTTCAATCTCGCCGCTGTCCAGAATGACCTTGATCAGACGCAGCGGCACCACGGCGTCCGGATCCACATGCCGTTGTAGAGCAGGTAGATGGAGCGGCCTTCGTGCACGCCCAGCACCGGTGAATCGGCGGTGCCGGTGAAGCCGCCGCAAGTCGCTCGGTTAACCACATCAGTTCAATATTACGGTTCGCCTCCCGCTCTAATCGACGTGAGGATTGAATGTGATTCAGGTAACCGTACAGATATAACTTAAGCAGCATGGCGGGATGATAATTAGGTCTGCCAGTATCCTTCGGCACGACACCGAGAAAGCCTAGCGCTTTCAGGTCGAGTTCATTAACAAATACATCAATAACTCTGACAGGGTTATCTGCACTGACGAAGTCATCTAGAACTTCTGGGAAAAATGTGGCTTGAGAACGACTATTACCTGGAATATGGTGGGACATGACAGTTCACAGTGTTGGATTTTAAACTGTTGATATTTTACCAAAATTCTCATGCCTGGAATATTATTTATCGGATTAATTGGTCAGATAAATCAGTTTTTCACGACAAAAAATAGACCATAGTTTTCACACAGTCTGGCGACAAACCGGTCATAAGCGTGGCCATCCCGATAGCGTTACCAAAGCACGCATAGCGGACATCCCGCCGATCTCGTTGTGGACGATACAAAGCAATTCGCGGGCGGATCTTACCTGTCACAAGACAATTGACAGTCTTGGTGAATTCTTTCACCGGCATCTCTGTCTGAATTTTCGGGGATACCGACGCTAAGCCCTTTCTACCCTAGGACACTCCCATAACACCTGATCAATCTGTATACTGTTCATGCATACAGTATCAAGGATTGAATCATGTCGCTGGCCAGGATGGCCACACCTGCTTTGACGCCTTACGAGCGTCGACGGCCAGAGCAAACGTTGCTCTATCAACTCGTGGACACCCACTACCCAGTGTTTCGCGCCCAACTCGAAGCACAGGGGCAAACCTTGCCTGGCTATATCCAGCGGGAGTTTGAAGATTTCCTCACATGCGGTCGCCTGGAGCATGGGTTCTTGCGTGTTCGCTGCGAAGGCTGCAAGCATGAAAGGTTAGTGGCCTTCAGTTGCAAAAGGAGGGGATTCTGCCCCAGTTGCGGTGCCCGGCGCATGGCAGAAAGTGCAGCATTACTCGTCGAGGAGGTGTTGCCCGAAGAGCCTATGCGACAATGGGTGCTAAGTTTACCCTATCAGCTGCGCTTCTTGCTGGCCCAGCAGCCTGCCATAATGGGCAAGGTTCTGAAGATAGTCTATCGCACACTGGCAACCCACTTGATCAAGAAGGCCGGGTTCAAGAACCGCACTGCTCATACTGGTGCGGTTACCCTGATACAACGCTTTGGCTCAGCGTTGAACCTCAACATTCATTTCCACATACTGTTTCTGGATGGCGTTTACGCCGTGGATAAACATGGTGTCATGCGCTTTCACCGTGTCAAGGCGCCTACCATTGGTGAGCTCAATACATTGGTGCATCAACTCAGTCATCGCGTCGCTCGATTTCTGGAGAAAATGGGCTGGCTGCAACGAGATGCTGAAAACACCTATCTGCTGCTCGATTCGACCGAGGATGATGCCCTCAGCCAGTTGCAAGGACACTCTATTGCCTACCGGATTGCCATGGGCCCGCACCAAGGGCGTAAGGTTCTCACCTTGCAAAGCCTACCGCCGATGTCGGATATGCCCAGGGAATCAGACAGGGTGGCTAAACAAGCTGGCTTTTCCCTGCATGCCGGGGTGATGGCCGAACCCCACCAGCGTGACACTCTGGAACGACTGTGTCGCTACATATCCAGGCCGGCCGTTTCGGAAAAGCGGTTAGCGCTAACCTCCAACGGAAAAGTGCGCTACGAACTAAAAACACCGTATCGCGATGGCACGACACATGTATTTTTTGATCCTTTGGATTTCATTGCCCGACTTGCCGCATTGATCCCAAAACCACGTGTGAACCTGACGCGTTTTCACGGTGTATTCGCCCAACAGCAAATATCGCGCCCTGGTAACTCCCGGAAAGCGTGGTAAGGGCTGCAAATCCACCAGGAAGGAACCTCTGGAAGAGAAAACCGTTACCGAAAGGCGCGCGGCGATGACATGGATGCAGCGTCTGAAACGCGTATTCAATATAGATATTGAACAATGCGAACGTTGCGGCGGGCATGTCAAGGTGGTCTCAAGCATCGAAGACCCTACCGTAATCGAAAAGATACTGGCGCATTTAGCCTCGCAGGAGCCATCGCCGATAACCAACCCAGTCGAAGCCAGAGCGCCACCCTTCCAATTGGGTCAATTCAATAACTTCTGACACTCACTCATCCGCTCATGCTGATAACACGGCAGAGCATCGCATACCTCAGTGACTAAATCTTCCTTTGAGTCGATTGAAAAACGCTCAATTGCTACGGAAATCCAAGGCGAAGTAACGAGTATCCGGTCACTTCAGACAGGAAAACAGGGCACCTCTTCCTTTCTTGAATGGCATGCTGGCTTGAACAAGCTATTTAT
This DNA window, taken from Chromatiaceae bacterium, encodes the following:
- a CDS encoding PD40 domain-containing protein, with the translated sequence MYTGKWVWRLIAVTVIASSAACGGGGSGGAAPGTGEINGDLPNMGLQGTLYYFGTSGFESIDLTNPVIKNMGVGRPPLLALSTSNDGTEHTLNIRTDQVFFEKIVIMDNHEKVISSFSIESYATGLAQQSPDKQFIAAGVEPYGFYNIPYGRARELRIYDRSGTILRDIEDDEENNWIHSSWAWTQDGRLLISFSKRGLYILDDVLGSQPRLLKSFMRSSDSITTPLYMTVSPDNTKVAFTLYDDRQLYVMNLDGTGLVQITKSDITVITGGIAWSPDGQFLAVTAASFPANICLGRDTLLIRSVAKNAELPDLWGHTNPEYTWDSPYNFQSDDVFQLEYVSDSGYLIHGLCVHENLSWR
- a CDS encoding transposase yields the protein MPLRLIKVILDSGEIEVLATSLLDGERYPATLFKALYHLRWGVETDYRQLKQSHELQNFSGRTPQAVQQDFYSQVLLNNLASLFCASAQATVDQRHAGSKHPWKVNYTQALSRLKNTLVVLLINPLQDSLCTLLQKLARSTVAIRPGRSFPRKHRRPGTRGCEGYKRTM
- a CDS encoding Rpn family recombination-promoting nuclease/putative transposase; its protein translation is MVKAILGAENNKPLLISFLNSVIKPDSPITVVDILNPYNEKEFIGDKLSIVDIKAQDDQQRLFQIEIQMAIFPHLPARMLYTWSDIYAAQLQDGEQYTDLHPVISIWLLADNLFPSTTVAHHHFQMADLAQQKILNDHCSLHI
- a CDS encoding S26 family signal peptidase, producing MTAILYLLSLGLCFTSPLSLAKRRFAQVTYTAGFMLVSLVIFSCGFIYKHHWLGIHIYFVPSMSMYPTLKPGHFILLDTWVYRDVAPQLNDVVVFQHDGEGQWLVKRLSNWPDGELQHHDLFYMLGDNRRVSLDSRSFGGIAEQQLVGKVRLVLLGIDQKHQLVVDSLLKPVQ